The Ketogulonicigenium robustum genomic interval CTGCGCGACACCGGCGAAAACGCCCCCGAAGGCTGGGAAGACGCCTTCACCGACCGCAAATGCCACATCGCGCTGACCATCTACGCCGCCGATGACGCCGCGCTGGCCATCGCCAAAGACAAAGCCTTCGCCGCACTTGACGCCGCGCATGGGGTGGTGCTGGTCGGCACGCACGAATTCGGGGCCGATGAACACGCCGAAAACCCCTTCGGCTTTCGCGATTCCATCTCGCAGCCCACCGTGCGCGGCGCGGGCGTCGCCCCCCAACCCGGGCAAGAGGACGCGATCGCCCCCGGCGAATTCATCCTCGGCGAAGACAGCGAAACCGGCGCGCCCGTCGCCATGCCTGAACCCGCCATTCTAGCCAAAAACGGCTCGTACGTGGTGCTGCGCAAATACGATTCCCGCGTCGGTGCCTTCAACGACTTCCTGAAATCCAAAACCACCGACCCCGACGAACAACACCGCTTGGCGGCAAAAATGTTCGGGCGTTGGCGCTCGGGCGCACCCCTCAGCCTGACGCCCGACCACGACGATCCCGCGCTGGGGGCCGACCCCGCCCGCAACAACGACTTCGACTTTGCGGGCGACGAACGCGGCCTCATCTGCCCGCACGCGGCACATACCCGCCGCATGAACCCGCGCGGGTCCGAACTCTCGATCATGACCGACCAGAACATCCACCGCGTGATCCGCCGCTCGTCCACCTTCGGCCCGCGCTGGACACCCGATGTCACCTCCGCCGACGATACGCCCGATGCACGTGGGCTGTTCTTCATCTTCATCAGCGCCCGCGCCTACGACACCATCGAATTCCTGCAACAGGAATGGATCAACCGCGGCAATTTCATCGATCTGGGAACCGAGCGCGACCCCATCGTCGGCCTACACCCCGAACCCGGCCGCTTCACCATCCCCGCCGACCCCGCCCGCAAACGTATCGACGGGGTCACAACCTTCAACCAGCTGCGCGGCGGCGAATATTTGTTCATGCCCTCGCTGCCCGCCCTGCAATGGATCGCCGCCGCAGGCTGGCAAGCCTAGGCCCTTACTGCGGGTCGAAGTGGTCCAGCACCTGCCCCATCGCGGCAAAGGTCGGCGGATACACGTGGAATCGCGGCAGCGATACCACGTTCCCCGCCGCGACCGCCGGCAGGAAATCCCGGTATCCGGGGGCGATCTCGTCCAACTGGCCCATCAAAACACCCAAATCTTCGCCCCGGTCGGGGATGTGGGTCATGAAAATGCTGTCCGCCGTGATGCCGCCGATCAACTCGGCACTGCTGACCATGCTCTGCGCACCCTCGGGCACCGCGTCCATCATCGGGTCGCGGCTAAAGCCCAAATCTTCCAGCACAACAGTCATCGACCCATAGGTGCGATAGATGTAAATCGTCCCCTCGCGCGGGTTGGGCAGCATGGCGATGTAGCTGCCCGGCGCTGCGGGCATCCGCCCACGCACATCCTGCACCCGCGCCTCGTAGCCGGCCTGCAATGCGTCAAATGCCGCGCCCTTGCCCAGCCATTCGGCCAAATCGGCGTAATTTTCCAACCCGCTCTGGCCATTCTCGGCCGCATACATCAACACCGGCGCAATGCTAGCTAACTGCGCGCGATAGGGCATCGCGTCACTTTCCAGCGCAATAATCAGGTCTGGCCGCAGCGCTGCAATCCGCTCGGCATCCAACTCGCCATGGATCGAGGCCAGCGCAATCTCATCCCCAAACTCCACCCCATACAATTCCCGCATCGAGCGCATATAAGGCGCGCCATCGCTGCCCACACGCCCGCCCGACCCCACAACATTCGCGCCCAGCTCATGCGCCATCACCGTCGTCGTCCAGTCGTTCAACGTCACCACACGCTGCGGCACGTCGGGCACAACAACCTCGAACCCCATGTGGTCGGTCACCGTGCGCACCTCTTGCGCGGCGGCAGGCAAAGCCATCGGCAAAGCGGCGGCCAAAATTACGATGCTGCGTTTCATTCTGCGTCTCCTCAGATCGTGCCACGGAATCACCCGTGCCAATAGGGGCGGCGCGCGCTATAGATCTGGCGACCCGCGCCCGAAAATATCCGCGCGTCTTCAGACCTATAGCCCGATGCTCTCCCCGCCAAGCCCAAATCCCGCAGCAGCCCCGGCACCCACGCGCACGGGCCTACACTCGGCCGACCGACCCCACAAGCAATGACATGCGCCATAAAATCGTCATCCTCGTACGCGCCAGCTATAGCCTTGGCCGCAACATGGCCCTGCATCGGGCCCAACGCGGCATCGGCATCACCTAGCCCACCAACGCAGCCAACAGCGGCCCGCTTGTCGCAGAAATCGCGGCCATGGATGGAAAGGCCGTCATGCTGCTCCTCAGCGCCGACAAAACCGCGGGCTTCCGCGCCTTCGCCCAATCCGGGGAACTACCTTCGCCCGCGCCCAGTTCGACGCACTTGCGCGGCCAGATCTACCACCTTACGCAACACCTTCTGCCGCTGCTGGCCGTCGGCCGGCGCATCGTCAACGCCTCCTCGGGCTGCACACCCTCCACCGCGCGCGGCTAAGTCCGTATATGCCGCGATGAGAGCGAGGGTCTCGGACGATATGCATGGGCAAACGGAACCCACTTCGACATCGCGGGCGGGCACATTCTGTAAACGCGCGCGGTGCGCTGGGGCCGATCGGCAGCTTTTCGCGCGCCGCCCCCCTCGGGGCGATATTTTTGCAGCCCCCACCGCCCCGCGACTGTAGTAAATCACATCCACTACAGAATCGTCCCATGACAACGCCCAACATCACGCAGGCCGCCCTCGCGCGGCATACCGACCGCCTCTCGCCCGCAATGCGGCGGGTCGCCACCTACCTCGCCGACTTTCCGGCCGCCGCCGCGCACACATCGGCCCTGCAAATCGCAACGGCTACCGGCACATCCGACGCCACTGTCGTGCGCACGATCAAGGCGCTGGGGTTCGCCGGCCTGCCCGCATGGCGCGACGCCGTCTTGCGCGCGCAAGGCGACGGCACAACCAACGCAGGCCGCGTCCGGCGCACCCTGCGCGACCTGCCCCGCAGCGACACCCAAGCCCTTGATACTTGGCTGACTTCGGCGGCCGGCATCATCTCGCGCCTGCATACGCCGTCTACGCTGTCGCAAATCACCCGCGCGGCGGCCAGCCTGCGCGCAGGGCCACGCATCGCTATCTTCGCGCAGGGGTCGGCGCGCCCCGTCGGAATCTTCGTGCACGACATGCTGGTGCGGTTCGGGTTCGACGCGCTCCTCCTCGACCGGCGCGGGGCCGACCTTGCCGACCAAATGCTGTTGCTGCGCCCCGATGACAGCACCCTGATGATCGCCGTCGGCCCCCCCTACCCCGAGGCACTGGGCGTCCTCGCTCTCCTCGCTGCCGACCGCCGCACCCCCGTGCTGATCGGCAACGCCCCGCAATGGGCCGCCGATGCGCGCCTCGGCCCCTATCTGGACACAGAAGGCACCGCCCCCGAAACTGGCAACCAACACCTTACATTTAAACTGGCATTCTTCCTGATGGCCGAACTGCTGCTGACCGCGCTGCTGCACGAACGCGGCGCCCAAGCCACGCTGGCGCTCGAACGGCTCGACGTGGTGCGCGCCACGCTGGACCGCGCGCCCAAACGGCCTCGCGCGAAATAGTTTACTACTACAGTCAGGTAATCTAAGCGCCGCCAGATACGTGACGACAATAGGCAAGTGCATGTCGCGACTCAGCGTCGAAAACCTCAGCGCCGGCTACGGCGCGCGACCCATCGTGACAGACGTCTCGCTCGGCTTCCCCACCGGCGGCATCACCGCGCTGATCGGCCCGAACGGGTGCGGCAAATCCACCTTGCTCAAAACTCTGGGCCGCATCCTTGCACCCACACAGGGCGCCGTCATCCTTGATGGCAAGTCAATCCACGCACTGCCCACACGGCAGCTTGCCACCAAATTAGGCCTGCTCCCGCAGGGCCCAACCGCCCCCGAAGGGCTCACCGTCCGCGACCTTGTCGCCCAAGGCCGCTTCCCCCACCAAGGGATGCTGCGCCAATGGTCGCAAGGCGACGAAGCCGCCATCACCGCCGCCATGGCCCAAGCCAACGTCACCGACCTCGCGCAGCGGGCCATCGACACGCTGTCGGGCGGCCAGCGCCAACGGGCGTGGATCGCCATGGTGCTGGCCCAAGATACCGACCTCATACTGCTGGACGAACCCACAACCTTCCTCGACCTGCGCGTCCAGATCGACCTGATGGACCTGCTCGCCCACCTCGCCCACGACCGCGGTCGAACGCTGATCGTGGTGCTGCACGAACTTAATCTGGCCGCAGCCTACGCCGACCACCTCGTGATGATGAAAGACGGCCGCATCCTGCACCACGGGCCGGTCGCACAAACCTTCACGGCGGCCACATTGCACGAAACCTTCGGCCTCGACGCCCAAATCATCCCCGACCCCGAAACCGGCACCCCCCTGTGCGTGCCCCGCAGCGCCCGCCCCAAATGACCGAGGCCTTAAAAGCCCCAGCGCGCGTTGGGCTTCCCGCACTCGGCCTCCTCGCCCTCGCCTGCGCCGCGATGGTCATCGTCCATATCGCGGTCGGGGCAAAACCCATCGCGTTCACCACCGTAGCGCAAGCGCTTGTCGCGCCCGACCCCACACAGTTCGACCACGCTGTCGTGCGCAACCTGCGCCTGCCGCGCGCGCTGTTCGCCGCCACGGTTGGGGCCGCGCTGGCCGTTGCGGGCGCGCTGATGCAGGGCATCACCCGCAACCCGCTAGCCGCGCCGGGGGTGCTGGGGCTGACGATGGGTGCCTCGTTCGCGGTGGTCATCGGCGGGTCGCTGGCGGGGCTGACGCAAGTGGCCTTCGTTCCGCCGCTGGCCGCAGGCGGCGCATTATTCGCAGCGCTGCTGGTCTGGGCCATCGCCCGCGCGGTACCGGGCGGCCTCACCGTGCTAACCCTGCTGCTGGCGGGGGCGGCTGTCTCAACCTTCCTCGGCGCGCTCATCACCCTCTCGCAACTGCTCGATGCGCAAAACTACGAACGCCTGCGCGGCTGGCTGGTCGGCACACTCTCGGGCCGCAGCATGACTGTCTTTTGGGTGGTGCTGCCATGGCTGGCCGCCGCGCTGGCGGGCGCGCTGCTGATCGCCCGCCAAATCACCGTCATGGCCATGGGCGAGGACGTCGCAACCGCCCTCGGCCTGCGCACCGGCTGGCTGCGGTTCTGGGCATTGGCCATCGTCGTCACCCTCACCGCCTGCGCCGTGGCACTGGCAGGCCCGCTGGGGTTCATCGGACTGGTCGTCCCCCACGCCGTGCGACTGATCGTCGGGTCTGATTACCGCTGGATCATCCCTTGCGCCCTGCTAGCTGGCGCGACCTACCTGCTCGGCGTCGACACGCTGGCCCGCATCCTCATCGC includes:
- a CDS encoding Dyp-type peroxidase, whose product is MSLLDRIRARFDRNKVTLQLDEIQALILRARPEPYVGIHAMLHITDAAGGRALLGELAPHIPSAANWTDDLDAWVGVAISHAGLQALGLPQTMLDTFPIAFRDGMAARAAALRDTGENAPEGWEDAFTDRKCHIALTIYAADDAALAIAKDKAFAALDAAHGVVLVGTHEFGADEHAENPFGFRDSISQPTVRGAGVAPQPGQEDAIAPGEFILGEDSETGAPVAMPEPAILAKNGSYVVLRKYDSRVGAFNDFLKSKTTDPDEQHRLAAKMFGRWRSGAPLSLTPDHDDPALGADPARNNDFDFAGDERGLICPHAAHTRRMNPRGSELSIMTDQNIHRVIRRSSTFGPRWTPDVTSADDTPDARGLFFIFISARAYDTIEFLQQEWINRGNFIDLGTERDPIVGLHPEPGRFTIPADPARKRIDGVTTFNQLRGGEYLFMPSLPALQWIAAAGWQA
- a CDS encoding ABC transporter substrate-binding protein; amino-acid sequence: MKRSIVILAAALPMALPAAAQEVRTVTDHMGFEVVVPDVPQRVVTLNDWTTTVMAHELGANVVGSGGRVGSDGAPYMRSMRELYGVEFGDEIALASIHGELDAERIAALRPDLIIALESDAMPYRAQLASIAPVLMYAAENGQSGLENYADLAEWLGKGAAFDALQAGYEARVQDVRGRMPAAPGSYIAMLPNPREGTIYIYRTYGSMTVVLEDLGFSRDPMMDAVPEGAQSMVSSAELIGGITADSIFMTHIPDRGEDLGVLMGQLDEIAPGYRDFLPAVAAGNVVSLPRFHVYPPTFAAMGQVLDHFDPQ
- a CDS encoding MurR/RpiR family transcriptional regulator; this translates as MTTPNITQAALARHTDRLSPAMRRVATYLADFPAAAAHTSALQIATATGTSDATVVRTIKALGFAGLPAWRDAVLRAQGDGTTNAGRVRRTLRDLPRSDTQALDTWLTSAAGIISRLHTPSTLSQITRAAASLRAGPRIAIFAQGSARPVGIFVHDMLVRFGFDALLLDRRGADLADQMLLLRPDDSTLMIAVGPPYPEALGVLALLAADRRTPVLIGNAPQWAADARLGPYLDTEGTAPETGNQHLTFKLAFFLMAELLLTALLHERGAQATLALERLDVVRATLDRAPKRPRAK
- a CDS encoding ABC transporter ATP-binding protein; the protein is MSRLSVENLSAGYGARPIVTDVSLGFPTGGITALIGPNGCGKSTLLKTLGRILAPTQGAVILDGKSIHALPTRQLATKLGLLPQGPTAPEGLTVRDLVAQGRFPHQGMLRQWSQGDEAAITAAMAQANVTDLAQRAIDTLSGGQRQRAWIAMVLAQDTDLILLDEPTTFLDLRVQIDLMDLLAHLAHDRGRTLIVVLHELNLAAAYADHLVMMKDGRILHHGPVAQTFTAATLHETFGLDAQIIPDPETGTPLCVPRSARPK
- a CDS encoding FecCD family ABC transporter permease; its protein translation is MTEALKAPARVGLPALGLLALACAAMVIVHIAVGAKPIAFTTVAQALVAPDPTQFDHAVVRNLRLPRALFAATVGAALAVAGALMQGITRNPLAAPGVLGLTMGASFAVVIGGSLAGLTQVAFVPPLAAGGALFAALLVWAIARAVPGGLTVLTLLLAGAAVSTFLGALITLSQLLDAQNYERLRGWLVGTLSGRSMTVFWVVLPWLAAALAGALLIARQITVMAMGEDVATALGLRTGWLRFWALAIVVTLTACAVALAGPLGFIGLVVPHAVRLIVGSDYRWIIPCALLAGATYLLGVDTLARILIAPREIATGILTAMLGAPLFIWLVWSRA